From a region of the Basfia succiniciproducens genome:
- a CDS encoding LysR family transcriptional regulator, with protein MNKLDALKFFITAAETLNFREAAVKLAISPSVVTRTIAELENQLGEPLFKRNTRSITLTSFGELFLPKAKRLLEDSDALFQTAKDDNEMKGVVRITLFRLPNHEQILYELLTALRPYPELFIDWRLDMMRLDTVEHRIDIGIRVGREPNPNFIIKPIAKVQHIFVAAPDLLERLGAPKDFEDLRQRYPFSGLINPETGKVWEFMLDGVNTFLPRHLEFFSTDPDTQIQAALAGRAVVQASDLACKEYLANGRLVKVLPQIQQEKWQLYLYRPYQTITPKRVMKVFEVLEGVLRKYLG; from the coding sequence CGGTGGTCACGCGCACCATTGCCGAGCTGGAAAACCAACTCGGCGAACCGCTGTTTAAACGCAACACCCGCTCGATTACGCTAACCAGCTTCGGCGAACTGTTTTTGCCCAAAGCCAAACGCCTGCTGGAAGATTCCGACGCCCTGTTTCAGACGGCAAAAGACGATAACGAGATGAAAGGCGTTGTGCGGATTACCTTGTTCCGCTTGCCCAATCACGAGCAAATTTTGTACGAATTACTGACCGCACTTCGCCCTTATCCCGAGCTGTTTATCGATTGGCGCTTGGATATGATGCGGCTTGATACCGTTGAGCACCGCATTGACATCGGCATTCGTGTCGGGCGCGAACCCAATCCGAATTTCATCATCAAGCCGATTGCCAAGGTTCAGCATATCTTCGTCGCCGCTCCCGATTTGCTGGAACGCTTGGGCGCACCGAAAGATTTTGAAGACCTGCGCCAACGCTATCCGTTCAGCGGCTTAATCAATCCTGAAACCGGCAAAGTGTGGGAATTTATGCTCGACGGCGTGAATACTTTTCTGCCCCGCCATCTCGAATTTTTCAGCACCGACCCCGACACGCAAATTCAGGCGGCACTGGCGGGAAGAGCGGTGGTACAAGCCAGCGATTTAGCCTGTAAGGAATATTTGGCAAACGGCAGATTGGTCAAAGTCTTGCCCCAAATTCAGCAGGAAAAATGGCAACTTTATCTGTACCGCCCTTATCAAACGATTACCCCAAAACGGGTGATGAAGGTGTTTGAGGTGTTGGAAGGGGTTTTACGGAAATATCTTGGATAA